Proteins co-encoded in one Natrarchaeobius halalkaliphilus genomic window:
- a CDS encoding DUF7511 domain-containing protein, translating into MTPTFEEELDQSSISAVVIENPYSANECVLYPSNATDEKLETMWVLAKDGDYTCLEDMQ; encoded by the coding sequence ATGACGCCCACTTTTGAGGAGGAGCTGGATCAAAGTAGCATAAGTGCCGTCGTGATAGAAAACCCATACTCGGCCAACGAGTGCGTTCTGTATCCATCAAACGCAACGGACGAAAAACTGGAAACGATGTGGGTTCTTGCGAAGGACGGTGATTACACCTGCTTAGAAGATATGCAGTAA
- a CDS encoding DUF4326 domain-containing protein, which yields MTTERVHKSEPHDVYIGRGQNGETNMGGVPIGVTGWLGNPYKESHYGREKCIELFERDLGWMVEGNPVFRAKLVSLYGKTLGCYCFDHQECHGDVIVSKINELYLESL from the coding sequence ATGACAACAGAGAGAGTCCACAAGTCGGAACCGCACGATGTGTATATCGGTCGCGGTCAGAACGGTGAGACGAACATGGGCGGCGTCCCGATCGGCGTGACCGGGTGGCTGGGCAACCCTTACAAGGAGTCTCACTACGGACGCGAGAAGTGTATCGAGCTATTCGAACGCGATCTCGGTTGGATGGTCGAGGGCAACCCAGTTTTCCGGGCGAAGTTGGTGAGTCTGTACGGAAAGACGTTGGGCTGCTACTGCTTCGATCACCAGGAGTGCCACGGTGACGTAATCGTTTCCAAGATCAACGAGCTGTACCTGGAGTCTCTATGA
- a CDS encoding DUF6610 family protein, with protein sequence MDVISTVNGGEEASWAIYRGGGLVGMESDNTRPPADVPIDFVDWPFSKDGEQSFEDHLQVVKEEKPMYAVAPDVENGRDVSTVLEYADQLDSHAGVVIVVPKDAHPEDVGDDYRIGIPCQDRFGGVPWSIWEYRNCEQVHLLGGSPVRHADFKHYVNVRSVDTASIVKAAYRGGFWNEGGWHKDTLGFYGSLEASIDGMNRFWNGGVSVFGQERARALPAGTELPEQEREELLTRGEIPDRWLHIKYPIELEAIEDQIDPNENPWPPSDTLGDGDRVPFPGRAAFY encoded by the coding sequence GTGGACGTAATCTCCACGGTCAACGGTGGCGAGGAAGCGTCGTGGGCGATCTATCGCGGTGGTGGTCTGGTCGGGATGGAAAGCGACAACACCCGGCCACCCGCCGACGTTCCGATTGATTTCGTGGACTGGCCGTTCTCGAAAGACGGTGAGCAATCGTTCGAGGACCACCTACAGGTCGTGAAAGAGGAAAAGCCGATGTACGCGGTCGCTCCGGACGTTGAGAACGGGCGAGATGTTTCCACTGTTCTTGAGTACGCCGATCAGTTAGACTCGCACGCGGGCGTTGTAATTGTCGTCCCCAAGGACGCGCACCCCGAGGACGTGGGTGACGATTATCGCATTGGAATTCCGTGCCAGGATCGGTTCGGCGGCGTGCCGTGGTCGATCTGGGAGTACCGGAATTGCGAACAGGTTCACCTACTCGGTGGCAGCCCGGTTCGTCACGCCGACTTCAAGCACTACGTGAACGTCCGGTCGGTGGACACGGCGTCGATCGTGAAGGCTGCGTACCGTGGTGGATTCTGGAACGAGGGCGGTTGGCACAAAGACACTCTCGGATTCTACGGGTCGCTCGAGGCCAGCATTGATGGGATGAACCGATTCTGGAACGGTGGCGTTTCGGTGTTCGGGCAGGAGAGGGCGCGGGCGCTTCCCGCTGGTACCGAACTCCCGGAACAGGAACGCGAGGAATTGCTGACCCGTGGGGAGATCCCCGATCGGTGGTTACACATCAAGTATCCGATAGAGTTGGAAGCGATTGAAGATCAGATTGACCCGAACGAGAATCCGTGGCCGCCAAGCGATACGTTGGGTGATGGCGATCGAGTTCCGTTTCCGGGTCGGGCAGCGTTCTACTGA
- a CDS encoding DUF7344 domain-containing protein translates to MSDDTRRSTQSSEEMFESIENISPDTVFDLLSHRHRRIVIELLVASDGVLTIRDLRNEIIEKEQGVEITEGDKEQIEQVFISLYHIHIPKLAEEGIVNYDQERTVVEPTEKLSNLVPFLSQL, encoded by the coding sequence ATGAGTGATGATACACGGAGGAGTACGCAATCCTCGGAAGAAATGTTTGAGTCGATAGAAAACATATCTCCAGATACGGTCTTTGATCTTCTCTCCCATCGTCACCGTCGTATTGTCATTGAACTTTTGGTAGCCTCTGATGGGGTATTGACCATTCGTGATCTTCGGAATGAAATCATCGAAAAAGAACAAGGTGTGGAAATAACTGAGGGAGACAAAGAACAGATTGAGCAAGTTTTCATCTCGCTATATCACATCCACATCCCAAAACTGGCTGAGGAAGGAATCGTGAACTATGACCAAGAACGGACAGTTGTAGAACCGACGGAGAAACTGAGCAATCTGGTGCCATTCCTTTCTCAGTTGTAA
- a CDS encoding helix-turn-helix domain-containing protein has protein sequence MLIATFELEHDAVALTQAFTDEPEMKVEAERIAAHSTKWTMPCLWVASNNFDTADEALSNDPSIRRIVETTSFEEEKYYHLEWADDVEERVNKYIDQQGSILHAEATAHGWQLRIRFVSRDQFDRFRKRLTEQDHSFELLDLTEPGSPRVSFGELTPAQHNALVAAQEHGYYEVPREISARELAEKLDISHQSLSELLRRGTGKIIESTLSTQDVPADI, from the coding sequence ATGCTGATTGCGACCTTCGAACTTGAACACGACGCTGTTGCTCTCACACAGGCGTTCACGGATGAACCAGAGATGAAGGTCGAAGCCGAGCGTATCGCTGCTCACAGCACGAAGTGGACAATGCCATGCCTCTGGGTTGCCAGCAATAATTTTGATACCGCTGATGAGGCCCTGTCGAACGATCCATCTATTAGACGAATCGTTGAGACAACATCGTTTGAGGAGGAGAAATACTATCACCTCGAATGGGCCGACGACGTTGAGGAGCGAGTGAACAAATACATCGACCAACAAGGATCAATCTTACACGCCGAAGCCACAGCTCATGGGTGGCAGCTGCGAATTCGGTTTGTCTCACGAGATCAATTCGACAGATTCCGTAAAAGGCTGACTGAACAGGACCATTCGTTCGAATTACTGGATCTTACCGAGCCGGGAAGCCCTCGAGTCTCGTTTGGCGAATTGACCCCTGCCCAACATAATGCCCTCGTAGCTGCACAGGAACATGGGTACTACGAAGTGCCACGTGAGATTTCAGCCCGCGAACTCGCAGAAAAACTCGATATATCTCACCAATCCCTCTCAGAACTACTCCGACGCGGTACTGGGAAGATAATTGAGTCCACGCTCTCAACTCAAGATGTACCAGCCGATATATAA
- a CDS encoding RNA ligase family protein, with product MNYPAVPPASETPELFEEGHLWLLEKIDGAPLRFRLQQSGLIRFGDRNRWYEDPGAVPEPYQHAVRHVRANLRRDQLRTAIEDVEAVVFFGEATHKHAIEYEWDRLPSFLGFDVRSARTNAFYPPDIADQIFERIGLRPVNAVERERRARDFDPDSYTVPRSNWYDGPAEGVVIRNKRGGRATLTHPSFREAAEPPPLEQSASALATTHATRRRLESLAQTRTDRHRSVTADTLVELVLEEIVRREHDRLFLGNDSVEMAALRSAVTGQVRPFLETYWESRNR from the coding sequence TTGAACTATCCCGCTGTTCCGCCCGCTTCGGAAACGCCCGAGCTCTTCGAGGAGGGACACCTCTGGCTCCTCGAGAAAATCGACGGAGCACCCCTCCGATTTCGCCTCCAGCAGTCCGGCCTTATTCGGTTTGGTGACCGAAACCGCTGGTACGAGGACCCGGGGGCTGTACCCGAACCGTATCAACACGCGGTTCGACACGTTCGGGCGAACCTCCGCCGGGACCAGCTTCGAACCGCGATCGAGGACGTAGAGGCGGTCGTTTTCTTCGGCGAAGCGACGCACAAACACGCGATCGAGTACGAGTGGGACCGATTGCCATCGTTTCTCGGCTTCGACGTCCGGTCGGCCCGGACGAACGCGTTCTACCCCCCGGATATCGCGGACCAGATCTTCGAACGGATCGGCCTCCGGCCCGTAAACGCCGTCGAGCGCGAACGCCGCGCCCGGGACTTCGACCCCGATTCGTACACCGTCCCGCGGTCGAACTGGTACGACGGCCCCGCAGAGGGTGTCGTCATCCGGAACAAGCGAGGCGGCCGTGCGACACTCACCCATCCCTCGTTTCGGGAGGCCGCGGAACCACCGCCGCTCGAGCAGTCCGCGTCAGCGCTGGCGACGACGCACGCGACCCGACGGCGACTCGAGTCACTCGCACAAACCCGTACAGATCGACATCGGTCCGTTACTGCCGATACGCTCGTCGAACTCGTTCTCGAGGAGATCGTCCGGCGGGAGCACGATCGACTGTTTCTCGGGAACGACTCCGTCGAGATGGCGGCGCTCCGGTCGGCTGTCACCGGACAGGTCAGACCGTTTCTCGAGACCTATTGGGAATCTCGAAACCGCTGA